A stretch of DNA from Pseudopipra pipra isolate bDixPip1 chromosome 1, bDixPip1.hap1, whole genome shotgun sequence:
TCTCTCGAATCAATGGCAGCAGCCTTAGCCACAGACTTCAAAGGGACCTGGTGCTCAACAACAACTCTGGCCGAGAAAGCAATGGCAACATCCACAAATTACTCAGTTCCTTAAAAACTGATCCCCGACACAGTCTGGTTATCCCCAGAGGAGGTATCGAGGAGGATGGAACAGTCATTACGCTTTAGTAGCAACTTCTGCAATTCTCCTTACAGTCTTAAGTGCCAATTGGGACAATTAACTTGTGCAACATGTTATGCACAAAACAGGGAGCTGATATTCTCATAGACCTCACGGGTGCAGAAAATTGTTGCTTTCTAGGAAACGTGGCATCTGGAGTTAGACATAAAGCTGTCATGCACTGCAAAATTTGTCGGGAGAAAGCCAGAGTGCAAAATCTGGTTCATATCCCAGCCCTGAAGTGAGAACACAAATTTGTTTTAGTTGTTATAAATCTAAGCAGTCTTACAGGCTACCCATGGCAATGCTACATACTTGGGTTTGAATACATGGGTGGATGTATTAATACGTGCATGTATACGAATTAGATTTCAATAGTAACAGACATGTCTATTTGAAGTGGAACCTGGTTTTCTTCTAATACTGGCTTAAAGGGGGCGCTTCTTAACAGCCATCCCATCTTCTACTGTTACACACAGCCCTTCTGCTAACTTGTTTACACCATATTTTCAGCCTTATGTCTAATCCAGACGAGCTCTACATAAAAGTAGCTGTTTCCTACTCTGGTGGTAACAACGTTTGGGAGATGCTGCAAATACATTTTCCAAAGGAAACTGTAGattctatatatataaaaataagtgGTTTTAGAGGCCCGAGGCGGCCGTGTGTAGGATGTAGCCGTGACTGCTGGGGCACGGTCGCCACCTGCGGGCCAGCGCTGGGAACGCGGGGAGGCACCGACACGGCGGGGTCAGCGCCGCTGTGTGGTGGTGTATTCTTTTCCGATATTTATTAGATAATAcctcttgtttttttccccatcatctctctctcttttttttttttttttcgaaaATCATGGTTCACGTGAATTTTTAAAGATGCAAGcaagaaagcagcagaagtggAAGAGTGTGCTAGGACTGTCCCCTTCACCTCAGAGCTGACACAATCCCTTGTACCTTTGGGGCCACCTAAATCCACAAGGTCTTTCCTTACAAAAGATTCGCTGATTGTCatgcagagctggagggggatGCTGACTGACTCTCAAACCTAACTGTTATTTTTGGACTCTTCTAGTAATAAAGCTTAACATCTACACAGGATTTCTAGAAACTTAAAATATAGTGGATGTTTGCGATGGTCAGACACCTTTACTGGGTGCTGGCTGTTGGGTGACCAGTGACTGTTGAGTCACAACCTGTCTGCTTCTGAAAATGCCATGAGTCTAAGAAAGTGATTtaatccaaaatattttgttatatcTCAATCAGtgtaagaaacaaaatataaatgttttacgatgtatttttctatttttagctTGTGTCATTTGCTCCTTGTTTTTAACTTTGTAGTACattaaagctttttttataTGGTGGAATAGACATTTCTTAAATATTGTATGGATATGAAAATTCAGAAGTCTTGGTTTGAAGAAATTACATTCCATTTTGGAATCTGTAATGGCTGGAAAAAGGATGTGCGGACTAATTCATTGTTGCTAATTTAGAATACCTGTGGAACAACCAGTCTTCTGCTCATTGTTAAATATCTTTGGGACATTGAACttagtttatttcttttagatttgctttaaaagtttattttaaaattctttcacTTACTCTAATTAAATTTTTTCTAGGTATCACAGCAGCTATAGAGCTGTACTTATTTTTACTGGCACAGTAAGAATAGATCATTGATCCTGTTCGTCTTAAAACTGTGTTTGTACTTTACCaaaggttttcattttttaaaaaaatctgattattggtgcagtaaaaaaaaaagaatagctgGATATGCTTCAGTCAATCAGACCATCTTACCAGGAAAATTTTGTTACACCTTAAATAAGACTACTTTTATGAATAAGTGATTTGTCTGGCTGAAGTTACTCGTTTCTCCTTATTTAACTGATGACAATGTGACCTATCTGCAATAAAATGTGCACTGTCTTACTTCTAAGCTATATTCTTTCCCTGTGCTCAAGCATTTATGTGGAAGTATATCCCATCCCTGTGAAAACAAGGTATCTGGGTTGGATGGCTCTTCAACTATGTAACCATTTTAGTAATGATTTTCTCTGTATTAGTACAGACTTTGATCTTGCTGCTTGATCTCAGTGATACTGAGTTTCTTTccataatgttttttttccccgtaCTGCTTTTACTAAAGAGTACTGCTGCACTGATTTCCTTGGGAACCCACTCATAGCAGTTTTCCCAGTACTGCTTTTACTAAAGAGTACTGCTGCACTGATTTCCTTGGGAACCCTCTCATAGCAGGGCTGGCTGCAAACCTCAGGGCTTTGAGGGTTAATTCTGACTCCTCAGAAAAAGCCTAGGATACCTCTGGCTTAGTGatctgctgctgcactgcactCCTTTGCCTGGAGCCTTCTGGATGTCACTGTCCAAAGAAACCCTGCGGTACAATCTATTCATCACAGGGGATAGGAAGCATAACTTGTGTTTCACACGCAGGTACTCAAGATGAATTACAAACTGAGAACACCCAAGTATTGATGTGTCAGCTTTAGAGCCAGCACTTTGTGAAGTAACTTTTAAGGCTTGCAGACATTTTGTGCAACGTTTTGGGGtgaggaggggtggggggtggcAAAAGCAGCTTCTCTTTTGAATGCCCCATACTGATGCCTGAATCTGTGTTATACCAATTATCCTCTCCCAGTGAGCTCCCTTCCCACCTCAGGCCCTTATCAGAGCAATCTGCATGGAAACGCGCCTGAGTTGTTCGGGCTTCACAGACCGGGACCCCTTCGGCTATGAGATTAAATTGCCCAACTGGGCTGTAAAGGTGGGCGGCTGAGGGAACAGAGGCGCTCCAGCCCTCCTTAAAGGGCAAATCCTCCATAAGCGCTCCCGGAGAGGGAGCCACGTTTCTGTCCCAACGCTTCCGAGAGGCGGCGGGGGCAGCAGGGCCTGAGCTTCCAACACTGGCGATCCGTGAACTCAGTCCCGGAGCGGCCGCTTCCCGTCTCCCGGGGCGCAGGGGCCGGGGTTGGGAAGGCGGCTCCGCCCGCCGGGAGCGCGGCTGCGCCGGCCCGCCCCGGTCATGTGAGCGGCGGCGACGGCCCAtcccggcgggagcggggggcgggatggcggcggcggccggagAGGGCGACGGGGTTGGAGCCGACCTGCTGGGCGCCTGCCCCGGCGCGGACAGCGGGAACGTGTCCCAGAGCCACAGCAGCGCCTCCGGCCTCGGGGAGCCGGAGGACGAGGACGCCTCGGAGGCGTCGCTGAGCGCCACCGCCGCCGCCTACTCCGCGTACCTGCTCGCCGACCGCAGCCTCTTCAGCGAGCAGGTGGGCGAGGGGCCGGGCCGCCTCGGGGGGGTCCTGCCGagctccctggggacagggagcagtgGCGGGCCCGGCGGCGGGAAGGGAGGGGGTATCCTGGGAGCGCAGCCCTCCGGAGCTGGGCGCGCTCCCGCTGTGGTGCTGTGCGGGACAGGACGTACCGGTGTGTCGAGTCCCTTGTGCTCAACAAAGACAAGGAGGGGAAAGCTGCGGGATTTCTGTGAGACTCGTTTTAATGTGGACGATGTCTGTACTCGGTAGTGTTATTTCTGAGAATCCGGTTTTCGTGTTTTCGGGTACCTTTAAAGGATTTCTGTTTTGCAGATAGAAAGCTTAGACAAGAGTCTAGAAGACTTACTGACCAGAGTGGATGAATTCGTGGGAATGCTGGACATGGTATGTGTGACTTGCATGTAGTTGCGTTTTTAATTAGTACTTGTGTAAATAAGACATGGAGAGGAAGAAGCCTTCTGTCTAGGTAGGTTCAGTATGAAAACACATTTGGTAATTAGACAGCTTGTGGATAAAACTGCCAAATTTCATGTCAGAGCAAAATACGGCCATACAGCTTTGTGGTCATACAATCATAtaattgtttaggttggaaaagacctctaagatagAGGCCAACTGCTGAcctagcactgccaagtccaccattaaaccatgcCCCTAAGCatcacatctacacatcttttaaatacctccagagatgatgactccaccaaccagttccctgggcagcctgttccagtgcttgacagtcctttcagcaaagaattttttcctagcTGCATATTTACATAGctttatttgtatatttatcCATGTACCTACAGAGAATCCCATTTTGAATGGTAAAATGACACCTTTGAAAGAACAATATGATATTCT
This window harbors:
- the BLOC1S4 gene encoding biogenesis of lysosome-related organelles complex 1 subunit 4 isoform X2 — protein: MAAAAGEGDGVGADLLGACPGADSGNVSQSHSSASGLGEPEDEDASEASLSATAAAYSAYLLADRSLFSEQIESLDKSLEDLLTRVDEFVGMLDMIRSDSSQVVNESIPQIYTKAIEMRQIYRKIDKLEAFVKMIGNSVAGLEERVIKAETDLGAFPSTFKKILHTISIPSFLNILPRVLPL